AAAGAGAAGACGAACATGACGATGAACATGACGAAGTAGGGAGTTGCCGCTGAACGTTTTAATTGTTGAAAGATATTTTCGCGCCTGCGTTCAACGCCCGTTTCATGTGCAACGCTGGGTTTTGGATTTGGCAGTGCAAAAAATGAAATGATGGCAGCGATGATTGCTACTGATGCGCCGATGAAAAAAGGGAACTCTAGGCTAACCTTTGACAGGAACCCGCCAATGCCGGGTCCAATCACGAATCCGAATGACATTGAAGCAGCTAGTAACCCCATTCCTCTTCCGCGTTTTTCAATGGTTGTTAAATCCGCAACAAATGCCATAGTCGGCGGTAGAATGAAAGCCGCTCCTAAACCTGAAAAGAACCTAGATACAAATAACATCCACAGATCAGTAGCCATCCCGAAAGTTAGCTGCGATATGCCATAGACGACCAAACCTACGATAATTGGATTTTTCCGCCCGTGTTTATCGGATAAATCGCCCGCTATTGGCGAAAATATAAATTGTGAAAATGAAAACATTGCAATAAGAAATCCAAGAACTTGTCCCGCCACACCAAACGTTCCTAAGTACTCCGGCATAATTGGAATGATGAGACCGATTCCCGACATTGTAACGAATGTATTAAACATAAGTATGTAAAGTGCAAAATTAGTTGATTTAGTCATACTATCATCCCAGCTTTCTAAACTTTCAGGCTACAAAGTATCTTAACATATGTCCTGGCTGATTACACTTGCTAGAAACGAAAAGGGGTAACAAAAACCCGCCCTAAGTAGCCAGGGCGGGGTAATTCATTGCAATTCCATTTTCAAAGCAAGGAATAGCTCGTTGTAGGTGCCGAGCATTTCAAGTCCGAGATTTTTATAGACTTCAAGATGATCCCTGGCTTCTTCGTCAGGATAATATCTTTCATCTTCAATTACTTCTGGATCCATAAAATCCATCGCTGCCAAATTCGGTGTGGAGTATCCGACGTAATCAGCGTTTTGAGCAGCAATTTCCGCATCCAACATGAAGTTAATAAAGGCGTGAGCACCGTCGATGTTTTTCGCAGTTCTAGGAATGACCATATTATCAAACCATAAATTCGAACCTTCTTCGGGAACTGCATAGTCTATATCTTCATTATCCCACATCATATCCGCGGCTTGACCCGACCAAGTTAAAGCCACAGCAGCTTCGCCGTTCACCATTAATTGCGTTATTTCATCGCCAATAATCGCTTTAATATTAGGTTTAAGCATTTTTAATTTATCGGAGGCTTCTTCCAACTCCGAAATATTCGTCGAGTTCAAGGAATAACCAAGTGCGTTTAATCCCATGCCGATTACTTCCCGGGCACTATCAACTAAAACAACTTCTTGTTCAAGCGACGGATCCCATAAATCTTCCCAGCTTTCAAATGTCTGTCCCTCGAGTACTTCTGGATTATAGGCAATGCCTAATGTTCCCCAAAAATATGGAACTGAAAATTTGTTATCAGGATCAAATGCTAAATCAAGAAAATAAGGATCGATATTTTTAAAATTAGGAAGTTTGGCTTTGTCGATTGGTAAAAGCAATCCCGATTCATTCATTTTTTCGATCGCATATTCTGAAGGGACAGCAATATCATAAGTCGTTCCACCTTGTTCAATTTTGGTCATCATCGCTTCGTTCGAGTCAAATGTCTCATAAATGACTTTAATACCTGTTTCTTCTTCAAATTGCTTAAGTAAATCAGGATCCAAGTATTCTCCCCAATTAAAAACCGTAATTGAATTTTTACCGGATGTCCCACCCGTATTAGCCAGTTTCGCATTAATAAACAATAGAATAGCCGACACAGCCAAA
This genomic window from Sporosarcina sp. Marseille-Q4063 contains:
- a CDS encoding MFS transporter codes for the protein MTKSTNFALYILMFNTFVTMSGIGLIIPIMPEYLGTFGVAGQVLGFLIAMFSFSQFIFSPIAGDLSDKHGRKNPIIVGLVVYGISQLTFGMATDLWMLFVSRFFSGLGAAFILPPTMAFVADLTTIEKRGRGMGLLAASMSFGFVIGPGIGGFLSKVSLEFPFFIGASVAIIAAIISFFALPNPKPSVAHETGVERRRENIFQQLKRSAATPYFVMFIVMFVFSFGLANFQSTISLYVDHKYGYTISQIAVIITVGGFVGTVAQMFIIGPLFKRYGEMRVILVNLVISAVAMLWILFVNSFSMILIVSMVFFTATALLRPAVNTLVSKLAGDEQGFAAGMITAYMSLGNMIGPALAGILFDINIIYPYIIGTVILLICFSIAFFWSRRSSELLDPIR
- a CDS encoding PotD/PotF family extracellular solute-binding protein → MKDIIRVSIVILAVSAILLFINAKLANTGGTSGKNSITVFNWGEYLDPDLLKQFEEETGIKVIYETFDSNEAMMTKIEQGGTTYDIAVPSEYAIEKMNESGLLLPIDKAKLPNFKNIDPYFLDLAFDPDNKFSVPYFWGTLGIAYNPEVLEGQTFESWEDLWDPSLEQEVVLVDSAREVIGMGLNALGYSLNSTNISELEEASDKLKMLKPNIKAIIGDEITQLMVNGEAAVALTWSGQAADMMWDNEDIDYAVPEEGSNLWFDNMVIPRTAKNIDGAHAFINFMLDAEIAAQNADYVGYSTPNLAAMDFMDPEVIEDERYYPDEEARDHLEVYKNLGLEMLGTYNELFLALKMELQ